The following proteins are encoded in a genomic region of Tenacibaculum sp. 190524A05c:
- a CDS encoding deaminase domain-containing protein, whose product MMKQSCRKTLQRLLFLITIVFANVVDAQTLPVQVTPQLIPPHSVKISDYATISNEKLFVNILLTDVNEIGRRVRLKMYIEGQGLNIATIENVVGANPIFLDGGVNLRLSNLDLQPYFQFNNLTGISPQQYNNPLPNGGYNYCFEVYDYFTGRRISEKSCTTVFLLQNDPPILNLPSRDNIVTATNPQNILFTWTPRHTNLNDVQYEFTLKELWDTQNPQAIFLGSVPFYQTTTRSTTLLVGPEAPQLISGKVYGWQVRAFVSDGINETSVFKNNGGSEIFWFKYLEDCRPPSFILSQALTAESVKIEWQLSDHIKYNIQYRKKGFGDDDWFDVSSYTNEGNIFNLEPDTVYEFRVGGECTPLSGFAYSSIQEFTTPTNDESAYYNCGITPEIKIENQELLPSLGINETFTAGDFPVTTREVTGSNGTFSGWGYITLPFLENLKEIIDAANILTSGEVNIGKYTRIKVEFESVKINTSKQLIEGVVKTTYDPDWGGIIDADEIINDIAGDNGNISTYDATDMDIDEVIVNEDGDIVIIRDTTDDGQEEEFLDDEIVIVTNLPVVITDENGDQWTVDEEGNVTQGTSAEGGQATNDNTNGVSGSGNVNEITSKDVSVKFVPSGYYGTDEYNSKISSDSYKNKYEFIKTYDDKEYSVLYKLVSDKPESTDIIKAEVTFANGKTKDDIVFKTKQGGKVDTEWSGNTATLTLKKQFDFGKDEIIATVKPKDSTQKYEVAGKLNTWHVKQREINLTLVSVNNTPLTGIKEKINEIYNVAGVNFNISEKSVSIGLDKLNVGDSDMLSNYTDDEKSVIQSFKDQNGTEKEQYYMFFFNDIELSKDIEGFMPLKRQFGFVFKKQNAGKIAAHELGHGIFGLKHPWDQYNDEGSKTKTDYLMDYGGGTKFSHMDWQKLHAPGIQIYWFQGDEAGEFDPTQAMIGYNVIPGEFSKQVGNDPKGFSFVTSVGKLITIPNNSLDVAFNGDGSLIAFTLPENGKKERYIASRKGDKFRGYLKTFDKDTEWSKRVYQDKLSNKKGIGTKVKTYTGKFNKTQDKCGIDLYEGLFKNSVDPNEWNSGGNGVVIPSSYKVFPNIESKKLIKEQVESPEACDLCNKGEEFYNKFSYLAKSDLSRISLIQTAKLMCEDPAFYDVLLAQIEKDFDENLDNIFWLSDKAEYRRARDAFWERDDAFEQYYHALTKVEYNINYYKNNLSIEVSEKKLNSALYYLNDEFIKTLSLAKKIEILQAIFKNNYFINDDLFKKGKSDISFIKKVVRTIDTKDLNELLLEVVKENSKYEFSSSKKEVILEICNALELEELSKIDLDVKLVAINRMLDWSMLSIAGSNYHDVIVKVIKSVTDDEANTFLNKLETVKGTYGFQKVLVYRLKEKLSNLLSQNDAYTEFYKELIRLTEARARRAPNEYEIVAGFPYNVDNKDYILVSFVRDRNNFIYKYDNSTNKVDILTCENSKENINSCKTVKIVDQASPFDTVMLYFIGSASPFDPIPNVPFHSKRGEISAKGYLVPVLFLEHLQNEKDNKQLKNFAWNTFNVVLTVATLGEGAAAITAVRVAAGSGIKILGRTVARNLYSLFDFGYTITKTTYQFSTSDKLPDGFNYIDKFLMAKGSFDLVNGGLKGLASLQKVKQIKNVNERREKLQLIIDRLGLKSLDDNKTMTDDQLEALIEKSVRKLENPKTDERLRIAWEDALKYDPRFAFGSLLTKIDGFDVKNVDFKNWVKSLDKESDLINKLDEFKGSDLENFAKEFNFKEAAIKSKFSSNPDLVSSWHVLRGSPQIRVKEGNLEILADVHKRFQYNNEVSFDGLNKLFNEGSAVASKQKLLDGLKEANKLFDDVDLPIEFSAIKKGEVTVNISSPNDAVKVVDRYGRGEEVGRYVDGILQKKKVIPDGDDVKLAKKGSTLDDDILQKGEEIGFRRLENVPSKLVEGNNIIRGSSVEYNLAKKRLKEYMDGEIYKIKNSGLPKERQDELIRVLNKKNKAFMEGKIGDISFDGNNVRTSGDTFDGEDIFSSYKVDKNGGINTSGSWIRNADTEYVMLSEIAKKLGAKAGKTYPNITGEIKIISELPYCMSCQGVIQDFSMMFPNVKVVLIDNLKY is encoded by the coding sequence ATGATGAAACAAAGCTGTAGAAAAACACTTCAACGATTATTATTTCTAATAACTATTGTATTTGCAAATGTTGTAGATGCACAAACATTACCTGTTCAGGTAACTCCTCAGTTAATACCACCACATAGTGTGAAGATATCAGATTATGCCACGATATCAAATGAAAAACTATTTGTGAATATTTTATTAACTGATGTCAATGAAATAGGAAGAAGAGTACGTTTAAAAATGTACATCGAAGGACAAGGGTTAAACATTGCGACCATAGAAAATGTTGTAGGAGCAAACCCTATTTTCTTAGATGGTGGTGTAAACTTACGTTTATCAAATTTAGATTTACAACCATATTTTCAATTCAACAACTTAACTGGTATTAGCCCACAACAGTATAATAATCCACTACCAAACGGAGGATATAACTATTGTTTTGAAGTTTACGATTATTTTACTGGAAGAAGAATTTCTGAGAAGAGTTGTACAACTGTATTCTTATTACAGAATGATCCACCGATATTAAACTTACCATCAAGAGATAATATTGTTACAGCTACAAATCCTCAAAACATTTTATTCACTTGGACACCACGTCATACCAATTTGAATGACGTTCAATATGAATTTACATTAAAAGAATTATGGGATACTCAGAATCCACAAGCAATATTTTTAGGATCTGTACCATTTTACCAAACAACAACCAGAAGCACAACATTATTAGTAGGTCCAGAAGCACCTCAATTAATTTCTGGAAAAGTTTATGGTTGGCAAGTAAGAGCTTTTGTTAGTGACGGAATTAATGAAACATCAGTATTTAAAAATAATGGAGGAAGTGAAATCTTTTGGTTTAAATATTTAGAAGATTGTCGCCCACCAAGTTTTATTTTATCTCAAGCATTAACTGCAGAATCAGTAAAAATTGAATGGCAGTTATCGGATCATATAAAATATAATATTCAATACAGAAAGAAAGGTTTTGGAGATGACGATTGGTTTGATGTAAGTTCTTATACTAACGAAGGAAATATCTTCAATCTAGAGCCAGATACGGTATACGAGTTTAGAGTTGGTGGAGAATGTACGCCTTTATCGGGTTTTGCATACTCGAGCATTCAGGAATTTACCACACCAACAAATGATGAATCTGCATATTACAATTGTGGAATTACACCAGAAATTAAAATTGAGAACCAGGAATTATTACCTTCTTTAGGTATTAATGAAACATTTACAGCTGGTGATTTCCCTGTAACCACAAGAGAGGTAACAGGAAGTAATGGTACTTTTAGTGGATGGGGATATATAACATTACCATTTCTTGAAAACTTAAAAGAGATTATTGATGCTGCCAATATTCTTACTTCAGGCGAGGTCAATATTGGAAAATATACTCGTATTAAAGTAGAATTTGAAAGTGTAAAAATTAATACAAGTAAGCAATTAATCGAAGGAGTTGTAAAAACTACTTATGATCCAGATTGGGGAGGAATTATTGACGCTGATGAAATCATTAATGATATTGCTGGAGATAATGGAAATATTTCTACGTACGATGCTACAGATATGGATATTGATGAGGTTATCGTAAATGAAGATGGAGATATTGTAATTATTAGAGATACAACTGATGATGGACAAGAAGAAGAATTTTTAGATGATGAAATTGTTATTGTCACAAATTTACCAGTTGTAATTACAGATGAAAATGGAGATCAATGGACAGTTGATGAAGAAGGAAACGTAACACAAGGTACATCTGCTGAAGGAGGACAAGCCACAAATGACAACACAAATGGTGTATCAGGATCAGGTAATGTAAATGAAATCACATCAAAAGATGTATCGGTAAAATTTGTACCATCAGGATATTATGGAACGGATGAATACAATTCAAAAATTAGTTCAGATAGCTATAAGAACAAATATGAATTCATAAAAACGTATGATGATAAAGAGTACTCTGTATTATATAAGTTAGTTAGTGATAAACCAGAAAGTACTGATATCATAAAAGCTGAGGTTACATTTGCTAATGGAAAAACCAAGGATGATATTGTTTTCAAAACAAAGCAAGGAGGTAAAGTAGATACAGAATGGTCTGGAAATACCGCTACGTTAACGCTTAAAAAGCAGTTTGATTTTGGTAAAGATGAAATTATAGCAACAGTAAAACCGAAAGATTCTACTCAAAAGTATGAAGTTGCAGGTAAGTTAAATACTTGGCATGTAAAACAGAGAGAGATTAACTTAACATTGGTGTCGGTAAATAATACTCCTCTGACAGGAATTAAAGAGAAAATTAATGAGATTTATAATGTTGCAGGTGTAAACTTTAATATTTCAGAAAAATCAGTAAGCATTGGATTAGATAAATTGAATGTTGGAGATAGTGATATGCTATCAAATTATACTGATGACGAAAAATCCGTAATTCAAAGTTTTAAAGACCAAAATGGAACGGAAAAAGAACAATATTATATGTTCTTTTTTAATGACATTGAATTAAGTAAAGATATTGAAGGTTTCATGCCTTTGAAACGTCAATTTGGTTTCGTATTTAAAAAGCAAAATGCAGGTAAAATTGCTGCTCACGAGCTTGGACATGGTATTTTTGGATTAAAGCATCCATGGGATCAATATAATGATGAAGGTTCGAAAACGAAGACTGATTATCTGATGGATTATGGTGGAGGTACTAAGTTTAGTCATATGGATTGGCAAAAACTTCACGCTCCTGGAATTCAAATTTATTGGTTCCAAGGTGATGAAGCCGGGGAGTTTGATCCTACCCAAGCGATGATCGGATATAATGTTATTCCAGGCGAATTTTCTAAGCAAGTAGGCAATGATCCAAAAGGTTTTTCATTTGTTACTAGTGTTGGTAAACTAATAACGATTCCAAATAATTCTTTAGATGTGGCTTTTAATGGAGATGGTTCCTTAATTGCTTTTACGCTTCCAGAGAATGGGAAAAAGGAGAGATATATCGCTTCTAGAAAAGGAGATAAATTTAGAGGATATTTAAAAACTTTTGATAAAGATACTGAATGGAGCAAAAGAGTTTATCAAGATAAGTTGTCCAATAAAAAGGGAATTGGAACAAAAGTTAAAACTTACACAGGTAAATTCAATAAGACACAAGATAAATGTGGTATCGATTTATATGAAGGTTTATTTAAAAACTCTGTGGATCCAAATGAATGGAATAGCGGCGGTAATGGTGTCGTTATACCTAGCTCTTATAAAGTTTTTCCAAATATTGAATCTAAAAAATTAATTAAAGAACAGGTAGAATCTCCTGAAGCTTGTGATTTATGTAATAAAGGAGAAGAGTTTTATAATAAGTTCAGTTACCTGGCCAAAAGTGATTTAAGTAGAATCTCTTTAATACAAACTGCAAAGTTAATGTGCGAAGATCCTGCTTTTTATGATGTTCTTCTAGCACAAATTGAAAAGGATTTTGATGAGAATTTAGATAATATATTTTGGTTATCCGATAAAGCAGAATATAGAAGAGCCAGAGATGCCTTTTGGGAAAGAGATGATGCTTTTGAACAATATTACCATGCATTAACTAAAGTAGAGTATAATATTAATTATTATAAGAATAACTTAAGTATTGAAGTTTCGGAGAAGAAATTAAATTCTGCTCTTTATTATTTAAATGATGAGTTTATAAAAACTTTAAGTTTAGCTAAGAAAATAGAAATTTTACAAGCGATATTTAAGAATAACTATTTTATAAATGATGATTTATTTAAGAAAGGTAAAAGCGATATTTCATTTATTAAGAAGGTAGTTAGAACTATTGACACTAAAGATTTAAATGAACTGTTATTAGAGGTTGTTAAGGAAAATAGTAAATATGAATTTTCTAGTAGTAAAAAAGAGGTTATTCTAGAGATTTGTAATGCGTTAGAACTAGAGGAATTATCTAAAATTGATTTAGATGTAAAATTAGTTGCTATTAACAGAATGTTAGATTGGAGTATGCTTTCAATTGCAGGAAGTAATTACCATGATGTCATTGTTAAGGTAATTAAATCTGTAACAGATGATGAAGCTAATACATTCCTAAATAAATTAGAAACTGTAAAAGGAACATATGGATTCCAAAAAGTTCTTGTATATAGATTAAAAGAAAAACTTAGTAATCTTTTATCTCAGAATGATGCATATACTGAGTTTTATAAAGAGTTAATTAGATTAACGGAAGCAAGAGCTAGAAGAGCACCTAATGAGTACGAGATTGTTGCGGGATTCCCTTATAATGTTGACAACAAGGATTACATATTGGTGAGTTTTGTAAGAGATCGAAATAATTTTATATATAAATACGATAACTCAACAAATAAGGTTGATATATTAACGTGTGAGAACAGTAAGGAAAATATTAATTCTTGTAAAACGGTTAAAATTGTTGACCAAGCATCTCCTTTTGATACAGTAATGCTATATTTTATAGGAAGTGCATCTCCTTTTGATCCAATACCAAATGTTCCATTTCATTCAAAAAGAGGTGAAATTTCAGCCAAAGGATATTTGGTTCCAGTTTTATTCTTAGAGCATTTACAAAATGAAAAGGACAATAAGCAGCTTAAGAACTTTGCATGGAATACCTTTAATGTTGTTTTAACTGTAGCGACTTTAGGAGAAGGTGCAGCTGCCATAACTGCGGTAAGAGTGGCTGCTGGATCTGGAATTAAAATTTTAGGAAGAACTGTTGCTAGAAACCTATATTCTTTATTTGATTTTGGATATACTATTACTAAAACTACATATCAATTTAGTACAAGTGATAAACTCCCAGATGGATTTAATTATATAGATAAATTCCTAATGGCGAAAGGAAGTTTTGATTTAGTAAATGGCGGGTTGAAAGGTTTAGCTTCTTTACAAAAGGTTAAACAGATTAAAAATGTCAATGAAAGAAGAGAAAAACTTCAATTGATTATTGATAGGTTAGGACTTAAGAGTTTAGATGACAATAAGACAATGACTGATGATCAGTTAGAAGCTTTAATTGAGAAAAGTGTTAGAAAACTTGAAAATCCTAAAACAGATGAACGACTTCGTATTGCTTGGGAAGATGCATTAAAGTACGATCCTCGTTTCGCTTTTGGTAGTTTACTTACTAAAATTGATGGATTCGATGTTAAAAATGTAGACTTTAAAAACTGGGTTAAGTCCTTAGATAAGGAATCAGATTTAATTAATAAACTTGATGAGTTTAAAGGTTCTGATCTAGAAAATTTTGCTAAGGAATTTAACTTTAAAGAAGCAGCAATAAAATCTAAGTTTTCATCTAATCCTGATTTAGTAAGTAGCTGGCATGTACTAAGAGGATCACCTCAAATTAGAGTAAAAGAGGGTAATTTAGAGATTTTAGCAGATGTTCATAAGAGATTCCAATACAATAATGAAGTATCCTTTGATGGATTGAATAAATTATTCAATGAAGGAAGTGCAGTAGCGAGTAAGCAAAAATTATTAGATGGATTAAAAGAAGCTAATAAGTTATTTGATGACGTAGATTTACCTATTGAATTTAGCGCCATTAAAAAGGGTGAAGTAACAGTAAATATTTCTAGTCCAAATGATGCTGTAAAGGTTGTTGATAGATACGGTCGTGGAGAAGAAGTTGGTAGATATGTTGACGGAATTTTACAAAAAAAGAAAGTAATACCTGATGGAGATGACGTAAAACTTGCTAAAAAAGGAAGCACATTAGATGATGATATTTTACAAAAGGGCGAGGAAATTGGATTTAGAAGATTAGAGAATGTACCTTCTAAATTGGTAGAAGGTAATAATATAATAAGAGGCTCTTCCGTTGAGTATAATCTAGCAAAAAAGAGATTAAAAGAGTACATGGATGGAGAAATTTATAAAATTAAAAATTCAGGACTTCCTAAAGAAAGACAAGACGAATTAATAAGGGTATTGAATAAGAAGAATAAGGCTTTCATGGAGGGTAAAATAGGAGATATTTCATTTGATGGAAATAATGTTCGTACAAGTGGGGATACTTTCGATGGAGAGGATATATTTAGTTCTTATAAGGTTGATAAAAACGGAGGTATTAATACTTCAGGGTCTTGGATTAGAAATGCAGATACCGAGTATGTAATGCTTTCTGAGATAGCGAAAAAACTAGGCGCAAAAGCTGGTAAAACTTACCCTAATATAACTGGAGAGATTAAAATTATATCTGAATTACCTTATTGTATGTCATGCCAAGGAGTGATTCAAGATTTTAGTATGATGTTCCCTAATGTAAAAGTAGTTTTGATAGATAATCTTAAATATTAA